The Flavobacterium commune genome contains the following window.
CACAGGTAGTCGAGATGAGAATTCTAAGGTGCTCGAGAGATTCATGGCTAAGGAATTAGGCAAAATAGACCCGTAACTTCGGGAGAAGGGTCGCCCGCCGTAAGGCGGGCCGCAGTGAAGAGGTCCAGGCGACTGTTTATCAAAAACACAGGGCTCTGCAAAATCGTAAGATGAAGTATAGGGCCTGACACCTGCCCGGTGCTGGAAGGTTAAGAGGAGATGTTATCTTCGGAGAAGCATTGAATTGAAGCCCCAGTAAACGGCGGCCGTAACTATAACGGTCCTAAGGTAGCGAAATTCCTTGTCGGGTAAGTTCCGACCTGCACGAATGGTGTAACGATCTGGACACTGTCTCAGCCATGAGCTCGGTGAAATTGTAGTAACGGTGAAGATGCCGTTTACCCGCAGTGGGACGAAAAGACCCTGTGCACCTTTACTATAGCTTAGTATTGACCTTGGATAAATGATGTGTAGGATAGGTTGGAGACTGTGAAGTGGCGTCGCCAGGCGTTGTGGAGTCATTGTTGAAATACAACCCTTTGTTTATCTGAGGCCTAACCCCCAACCGGGGGGACATTGCTTGGTGGGTAGTTTGACTGGGGTGGTCGCCTCCAAAAGAGTAACGGAGGCTTCTAAAGGTTCCCTCAGTACGCTTGGTAACCGTGCGAAGAGTGCAATGGCATAAGGGAGCTTGACTGAGAGACATACAGGTCGATCAGGTACGAAAGTAGAGCATAGTGATCCGGTGGTTCCGCATGGAAGGGCCATCGCTCAAAGGATAAAAGGTACGCCGGGGATAACAGGCTGATCTCCCCCAAGAGCTCATATCGACGGGGGGGTTTGGCACCTCGATGTCGGCTCGTCACATCCTGGGGCTGGAGAAGGTCCCAAGGGTTGGGCTGTTCGCCCATTAAAGTGGCACGCGAGCTGGGTTCAGAACGTCGTGAGACAGTTCGGTCTCTATCTACTGTGGGCGCAAGAAATTTGAGTGGATCTGATTCTAGTACGAGAGGACCGAATTGGACTAACCTCTAGTGTATCTGTTGTCACGCCAGTGGCACTGCAGAGTAGCTACGTTGGGAAGGGATAAGCGCTGAAAGCATATAAGCGCGAAACCCACCACAAGATGAGATTTCTTTTAAAGGTCGTGGGAGATGACCACGTTGATAGGCTATAGGTGTAAAGGCAGTAATGTCATAGCCGAGTAGTACTAATAACCTGTAAGCTTATGTACATCCGCTTGTCCCGATGTAAATCGGGACAGCAAACTTTCTAATGACAATTTAAATTATTTATCTCAGTATGTTAAGATATTTGCTCGACGCGAGCAGTTATGAGTTTTGAGTTATAAGTTAAGAGTTTAAAAACTGCAAACTATAAACTGTGAACTGAAAACTAACAACCTTAAGGTGGTTATTGCGGCGGGGCTCACCTCTTCCCATCCCGAACAGAGTAGTTAAGCCCGCCTGCGCAGATGGTACTGCAGTTTTGTGGGAGAGTATGTCGTCGCCTTTCTTTGAAAACCCTATCCTAATCAGATAGGGTTTTTTGTTTTATACTGTCTTGTCCTGATACAGAATGTTGACTATAATTACTTTAAATGGATTTTTTGGGATATTTACAAACTGAATTTATCGGGCATTCTGAACATTTAGGTTTCGGTCTGCATATTTCTCTTCCTAAGAATGAAATTGCCATGCCGATTTCGTTCCAAATTTCTTTTGGTAAAACAGCCATTAATTGTTTTTCTGCTTTCAATCCGTCTTTTGTTGGATTAACTATTCCGATTCTTGGAACTACCCGGAGAACATGAAGGTCAGTCATTATTCCTTCTAATGTTTCTCCAGCTTCTTTCATAATTACATTGGCTGATTTTCGACCAATTCCTTTTATACTGGTTAATTCTCTCATTGTTAGAGGAATATTTTCCTCTTTTTTGATGGTCATCGCTAAGTTGATAATCCATTTAGCTTTGTTTTCGTAGAATTTAACCTGAAGAATATATGGAAATATAGCTTCAACTTTTGTTTTTGTTAAATTTTCTATATTTGGAAAAGCATCAAAGAAATTAGGGGTTATTCTGTTAATATTTTCATCTGAATCTTGAGCAGATAAAATGACCATAATTACTAATTCGTATAAATTACGGTATTTTAGCGGGTGTTTTCTTGATTTGTATTTATTCAGGATTGGATTTAATTCTTCTTTCCAATCTATTGTATCACTAAATAAGTCCATTTTCAAATTTAGTAAATTCTTTATCGTTATCAAATCATTACTATTTGATTTGTCTTACTGATTTTGGAATTATAATTATATAATTTTAAGCAATATATTATAAGAAAATAATGATTTTGTAGCGGCTTAATTTATGAATTATCAATTTCTATAATTTTAATTAAAAACTCATCTTTTTGAAAGGTTTTGATTATAAAAAAAGTTAATTTTAGAGGATAATATTTTTAAGTTTTTGGTGTTATTGTTTCTGTTTTTTACTATATTTAGAAAAAGTTAAAAATGATATCATTAATGATTTTGATAGTGTTTGTATTTATTTAATGATAATTTAACTAATCTTTTTTATAATATATTTTTTTAACCCTAATTAAACTTAAATCAATAAATGGAAATATTTCATATTAGTGCAGAGTGCTATCCGGTAGCTAAAGTAGGTGGTTTAGCTGATGTAGTAGGAGCCTTGCCAAAATACCAAAGTAATGCTGGTCATAAATTGCGGGTTGTAATGCCTTGTTATGAAACTAAATTCAGGGATGAAAATGAGTTTGAGTGTGTGCATTGGGGGGCGGTTCAGTTAGGGAATTTTAGTTTTCCTTTTAGTGTTCTTAAAGAAAAGACAGATAAGCTTGGTTTTGAATTGTATTTAATTGAAATACCTGAGCTTTTTGATAGAAAAGATGTTTATGGTTATGAGGATGATATTGAGCGTTTTGTTTCTTTTCAGATTGCAACTTTAGATTGGATTATTGGAAGAGAAACGATGCCAAATGTTGTTAATTGTCATGATCATCATACAGGTTTGATTCCGTTTATGATGCAAAATTGTCATAAGTACCATAAATTATTTAATACACCTTCGATGATTACTATTCACAATGGTTTGTATCAAGGGAAGTTTAGTTTCGAAAAGTTGAATTATTTTCCTGAATTTGATTTAGGTCATGTGAAAATTTTAGAATGGGATAATTGTATTAATTCATTGGCTGTTGGGGTCAAATGTGCTGCTGCTGTTACCACTGTTTCTCCAAGTTATTTGAATGAAATAAATTATTCGGCAAATGGTTTAGAATCACTTTTTAATCTTGTTCGTTATAAATCGAAAGGAATTTTGAATGGCATTGATGTACAAGTTTGGGATCCGGCAAAAGATAAAATGTTAGAAAAGAATTATTCTGTCTCCAATTTTGAGAAAGGAAAACAACAGAATAAAGAAATTCTTTGTACACTTTTTAATCTTGACCCAACCAAACCTCTGTTTAGTTTTATAGGTAGATTATGGGATGAAAAAGGAGGCGATTTATTACCACAGGCTTCGGCTTTAGCCTTGTCTGAGAATTATAAAGAGATTAATATTTTGATATTAGGTTCGGGAAATGTAAATATTGAGAACCAATTGAATAGTTTATTAGTCGATTATAAAGGAAATTACAACACATTTATAGGTTACAATGAAGAATTAGCGCATTTAATATATGCAGGAGCTGATTTCTTGTTGATGCCCTCACGAGTAGAACCTTGCGGATTGAATCAAATGTACTCTTTAAGATATGGAACTATTCCTATTGTTAGGAGAACAGGAGGATTGAAAGATACTGTGATTGATTTTGGAGACAATGGAAATGGAATTTGTCATGACCAATCTTCGGTTGGAGATATTTGTTATTCAATTCAAAGGGCAGTTAGCTTGTACAAGGATAAAGAGCAATTAAATCAAATTAGAAAAAAAGGAATGAGCACCGATCATTCCTGGGAAAAAGCCAGTCAGGAATATATAGAAATGTACAACTTAATACTTAACAAAATATGAAGGCAAAAAGAAAAAATGTTATTGCTATTATCTTAGGAGGAGGACAGGGATCCAGATTATATCCATTGACAGAAACGAGATCAAAACCAGCAGTACCAGTTGGGGGGAAATATAGATTGGTAGATATTCCTATTTCAAATTGTATGAATTCAGATATTTATAGAATGTTTGTTTTGACACAATTTAATTCGGCTTCATTGAATGCACATATCAAAAATACTTATGTTTTTAGTGCGTTTAGTCAGGCTTTTGTAGATATATTAGCAGCTGAACAAACTCCGGATAATCCAACCTGGTTTCAGGGAACTGCCGATGCAGTAAGACAATGTATGCCTCATTTTTTGAACCATAATTTTGATTACGCTTTGATTTTATCGGGAGACCAGTTGTATCAAATGGATTTTAATGATATGCTTGAAGAGCACATTAAAAAAGAAGCTGATATTACCATTGCTACATTGCCGGTTAATGCCAAAGATGCTCCTGAATTTGGAATATTAAAAACAAATAGTGATAGTTGTATAGAATCTTTTATTGAAAAACCTGCTAAAGAATTATTACCAGACTGGGAATCGGATGTGAGTGAAGAAATGAAAGCAGAGGGTAAAAATTATCTGGCTTCTATGGGTATTTATATTTTTAACAAACAACTTTTGGTGGATTTAATGGCTAATCCTGATACAAAAGATTTTGGTAAAGAAATTATTCCGCAGGCTGTTGGGAAGAATAAAATTCTTAGTTACCAATACGAAGGTTATTGGACTGATATTGGAAATATTGATTCATTCTTTGAAGCAAATATAGGATTGACTGAGGATGTGCCTAAGTTTAATTTGTTTGATGATGTTAACAAAATCTATACAAGGCCTCGAATGTTACCGCCATCTAAGTTTAAAAATACAATGGTAGATAAATCCTTAATTTCTGAAGGTTGTATTTTAAATGCTAAAGAAATAGTGCATTCGGTTATTGGAATTCGTTCTCGAATAGGAAAAGATTCAGTTGTTAAAAATACTTATGTAATGGGTAATGATTTTTATCAAAGTATTGAAGACATGGAAGTAGATTCTAAAAATAATAAAATATTAGTTGGTATAGGAGAAGGTTGCTATATCAATAATGCTTTAGTAGATAAAAATTGCCGAATTGGGAATAATGTTTACATTAATGGTGGTTCTCATTTAGAAAATACTACTACTGATTTGTATGCCATAAAAGATGGAATTGTCGTTATTAAAAAAGGTGTGACTTTGCCTGATAATTTTAGAATTGAATAAGTTAAATAAACTGTTTTTTTTATATCAATATTCTATTTTATAAGATTTAGAATTATACCAATAATACTATGAGTAAAGTTATCTCGCATTCCCTTTTTACTGATTTTGATATTAACTTATTCAAAGCTGGAAAACATTTTAGATTGTATGAAAAGTTAGGTGCTCATTTAATGGAATTAAATGGAGTACAAGGTGTATATTTTGCAGTTTGGGCACCAACTGCCCATTCGGTTTCTGTTGTGGGAGATTTTAATTTTTGGACACAAGGTGAACACGAACTTTATGTACGCTGGGATTCTTCGGGTATATGGGAAGGTTTTATTCCTAATATATCCAAAGGCGCAAATTATAAGTACAAAATACTTTCTAATAATGATGGTTTAGTTACTGAAAAAGCGGATCCATTTGCTTTTTATTGCGAAAAACCCCCACATACAGCTTCTGTAGTTTGGGATTTAAATCATGATTGGGATGACTCCAAATGGATGAAAACCCGCAAAGAACATAATGATTTAGATAAACCTTATTCGGTTTACGAGGTGCATTTAGGTTCCTGGAAACGCGGCGAAGGAAATCGGTTTTTGACTTATCTGGAATTAGCTGAAGATTTAGTTGCTTACGTAAAAGAAATGGGATTTACTCATGTTGAGTTTATGCCTGTAATGGAATATCCTTATGATCCTTCATGGGGGTATCAATTAGTTGGTTATTTTGCTCCAACCTCCCGTTTTGGAAACCCACAGGATTTCATGGTTTTGGTAGATAAATTACATCAGGCAGGAATAGGAGTTATTCTGGATTGGGTACCTTCTCATTTTCCCGATGATGCTCATGGATTAGGTTTTTTTGACGGTTCCAATCTTTATGAACATCCTGATCGTCGAAAAGGCTATCATCCCGATTGGAAAAGTTTAGTATTTAATTATGGAAGAAACGAAGTTCGCTCTTTCCTGATTAGTAATGCTTTGTTTTGGTTACAACATTATCATATAGATGGATTAAGGGTTGATGCTGTTGCTTCGATGCTTTATTTGGATTATTCCAGAAATGATGGAGAATGGGAACCTAATATTTTTGGAGGAAATGAAAATCTGGATACTATTAGTTTTCTAAAAGAATTCAATGAGGTAGTTTATTCTAATTATGAAGGAGTACAGACTATTGCTGAAGAAAGTACTTCTTTCCCGATGGTTTCCCGACCTACATCGGTAGGAGGACTCGGTTTTGGGATGAAATGGATGATGGGATGGATGCACGACACCTTAAAATATTTTCAAAAAGCAACAGTATATAGAAAGTATCATCAAAACGATTTAACTTTTTCAATGACGTATGCTTTCACCGAAAACTTTATGTTGCCTTTGTCTCATGATGAAGTGGTGTATGGTAAGAAATCTATTGCCGATAGAATGCCGGGTGATGAATGGCAGAAATTTGCCAATTTACGTTTGCTTTACGGTTATATGTTTACACATCCGGGAGGAAATTTACTTTTCATGGGAGGCGAATTTGGTCAAATGGCTGAGTGGAATTTTCAGGAAAGTTTAGACTGGCATTTATTGCAATATCCAGTTCATAATGGTGTAAAAGAGCTTATTAAAGATTTGAATCAATTATACAAATCCCAACCAGCTTTGTATCAAAAACAATTTAGTCATGAAGGTTTTGAATGGATTAATTATTCGGATCATCAAAATGCGGTGCTTTCTTATATTCGAAAAGGAAATAATTCAAAAGACGATTTGATTGTAGTGTGCAATTTTACCCAAATTGTTCGTAAGAATTACCGAATAGGTGTTCCAAAAAAAGGAAAACTGACTGAAATTTTTAATAGCGATTCAGAGAAATATCAGGGAAGTAATGTGCTGAATACAGCCGATTTAAAAATTGAATCTTCACCTTACGGAGGAAGAGATTATTCGGTTGAATTGTTGTTGCCTCCCTTGAGTGTGACTGTTTTTAAAATTTTGTAAACAGTAATTTTTCTATTTTTAAAATCAGACTTCATAAAATTTAATTTTTTAAGAGAGAAGTATTAATATTGTTATTAATGCTTCTTTTTTTTGATAATTAGTCAACTATTACGATTTCGTTAATAAAAAAGCTATTGTTTATTTATAAAAAAGTTTTTTTGTAAGTTTGAGAGAACACACAAATACTAATCTAAAAGGACTGAAATGATTACAAATACAGAATTAGAATATAAAGGAGATTTATATCCTTCAAAAGTGGTTTCCTATACGCAAGATGTTGATTCGGTATATTTTTATACAGAGAATAATGTTATTTTAAAACTAACTGTTTTAAGAGATAGTTTAATTCGTTTTCGTTTTACAACGAAAGGCTATTTTAGCAACGATTTTTCTTACGCTATTGATGAGAGTCATTCGCATGGATACAATCATCTCGAAATTTCAGAGGAAGAGACTTATTATAAAATTACTACTAATAAAATCATCTGTAAAATTCAAAAAGCTGATTTGCGAGCTTCGATATATGATTTAAAAGGAAATGTATTATTAGAAGATGAATTGGGCTTTCATTGGGAAGAGTGTTATGAATTTGGTGGAAACATCGTAAAAATGAGTAAGGCTTCCAGAGATGGTGAATGTTTTTATGGTTTGGGAGATAAAGCTACCCAAATGAATTTGAAAGGAAAGAGAGTGGAGAATTTTGCCACCGATCAATATGCTTTTCAAAAAGAACAGGAACCATTGTATAAAGTAGTTCCTTTTTATATAGGTTTACATCATAAACAAGCCTATGGGATTTTCTTTGATAATACTTTTAGAACTTTTTTTGATTTTTGTCATGAAAGAAGAAATGTAACCAGTTTTTGGTCAGATGGGGGAGAAATGAATTATTATTTCTTCTACGGGCCTAATATGCAGGACGTTGTAACTTCTTATACTGATTTGACCGGAAAACCCGAATTACCGCCATTATGGGCATTGGGTTACCATCAATGTAAATGGAGTTATTACCCCGAAAGTAATGTAAAAGAAGTAGCTGCTAAATTTAGGGAGTTGCAAATTCCTTGTGATGCAATCTATTTGGATATTGATTATATGGAAGGTTTCAGGTGTTTTACCTGGAACAAAGAGTATTTCCCGGATCCTAAACGAATGGTGTCAGAATTAGCCGAAGATGGATTTAAAACCATTGTTATCATTGATCCCGGGATTAAAATAGACAAAGAATATTGGGTTTACAAAGAAGCTTTGGCAAAGGATTATTTCTGCAAAAGAGCCGATGGTCCTTACATGAAAGGAAAAGTGTGGCCTGGAGAATGTAATTTCCCGGATTATACAAACCCTGAAGTAAGAGAATGGTGGGCTGGATTATTTAAAGAATTAATTTCAGATATTGGGGTAAAAGGAGTGTGGAATGATATGAACGAACCTGCGGTAATGGAAGTTCCTAACAAAACTTTCCCTAATGATGTGCGTCATAATTATGACGGAAATCCATGTAGTCATAGAAAAGCACATAATATTTATGGAACGCAAATGGCAAGAGCTACTTATAATGGAGTGAAACGTTTTGCTTATCCAAAAAGACCTTTTATCATTACCCGATCGGCATATTCCGGAGCACAACGTTATACTTCGTCCTGGACTGGGGATAATGTAGCTACATGGGAACATTTGTGGATAGCCAACATTCAAGTACAAAGAATGTCTATTTCAGGTATGGGATTCACTGGTTCAGATATTGGAGGTTTTGCAGAACAACCTACAGGAGAATTGTATGCAAGATGGATTCAGCTTGGTGTTTTTCATCCGTTTTGCAGAACGCATTCGTCCGGAGATCATGGTAATCAGGAACCTTGGGCTTTTGATGAAGAAGTGATTGATA
Protein-coding sequences here:
- the glgB gene encoding 1,4-alpha-glucan branching protein GlgB, which gives rise to MSKVISHSLFTDFDINLFKAGKHFRLYEKLGAHLMELNGVQGVYFAVWAPTAHSVSVVGDFNFWTQGEHELYVRWDSSGIWEGFIPNISKGANYKYKILSNNDGLVTEKADPFAFYCEKPPHTASVVWDLNHDWDDSKWMKTRKEHNDLDKPYSVYEVHLGSWKRGEGNRFLTYLELAEDLVAYVKEMGFTHVEFMPVMEYPYDPSWGYQLVGYFAPTSRFGNPQDFMVLVDKLHQAGIGVILDWVPSHFPDDAHGLGFFDGSNLYEHPDRRKGYHPDWKSLVFNYGRNEVRSFLISNALFWLQHYHIDGLRVDAVASMLYLDYSRNDGEWEPNIFGGNENLDTISFLKEFNEVVYSNYEGVQTIAEESTSFPMVSRPTSVGGLGFGMKWMMGWMHDTLKYFQKATVYRKYHQNDLTFSMTYAFTENFMLPLSHDEVVYGKKSIADRMPGDEWQKFANLRLLYGYMFTHPGGNLLFMGGEFGQMAEWNFQESLDWHLLQYPVHNGVKELIKDLNQLYKSQPALYQKQFSHEGFEWINYSDHQNAVLSYIRKGNNSKDDLIVVCNFTQIVRKNYRIGVPKKGKLTEIFNSDSEKYQGSNVLNTADLKIESSPYGGRDYSVELLLPPLSVTVFKIL
- a CDS encoding glycogen synthase: MEIFHISAECYPVAKVGGLADVVGALPKYQSNAGHKLRVVMPCYETKFRDENEFECVHWGAVQLGNFSFPFSVLKEKTDKLGFELYLIEIPELFDRKDVYGYEDDIERFVSFQIATLDWIIGRETMPNVVNCHDHHTGLIPFMMQNCHKYHKLFNTPSMITIHNGLYQGKFSFEKLNYFPEFDLGHVKILEWDNCINSLAVGVKCAAAVTTVSPSYLNEINYSANGLESLFNLVRYKSKGILNGIDVQVWDPAKDKMLEKNYSVSNFEKGKQQNKEILCTLFNLDPTKPLFSFIGRLWDEKGGDLLPQASALALSENYKEINILILGSGNVNIENQLNSLLVDYKGNYNTFIGYNEELAHLIYAGADFLLMPSRVEPCGLNQMYSLRYGTIPIVRRTGGLKDTVIDFGDNGNGICHDQSSVGDICYSIQRAVSLYKDKEQLNQIRKKGMSTDHSWEKASQEYIEMYNLILNKI
- a CDS encoding glucose-1-phosphate adenylyltransferase translates to MKAKRKNVIAIILGGGQGSRLYPLTETRSKPAVPVGGKYRLVDIPISNCMNSDIYRMFVLTQFNSASLNAHIKNTYVFSAFSQAFVDILAAEQTPDNPTWFQGTADAVRQCMPHFLNHNFDYALILSGDQLYQMDFNDMLEEHIKKEADITIATLPVNAKDAPEFGILKTNSDSCIESFIEKPAKELLPDWESDVSEEMKAEGKNYLASMGIYIFNKQLLVDLMANPDTKDFGKEIIPQAVGKNKILSYQYEGYWTDIGNIDSFFEANIGLTEDVPKFNLFDDVNKIYTRPRMLPPSKFKNTMVDKSLISEGCILNAKEIVHSVIGIRSRIGKDSVVKNTYVMGNDFYQSIEDMEVDSKNNKILVGIGEGCYINNALVDKNCRIGNNVYINGGSHLENTTTDLYAIKDGIVVIKKGVTLPDNFRIE
- a CDS encoding glycoside hydrolase family 31 protein, with the protein product MITNTELEYKGDLYPSKVVSYTQDVDSVYFYTENNVILKLTVLRDSLIRFRFTTKGYFSNDFSYAIDESHSHGYNHLEISEEETYYKITTNKIICKIQKADLRASIYDLKGNVLLEDELGFHWEECYEFGGNIVKMSKASRDGECFYGLGDKATQMNLKGKRVENFATDQYAFQKEQEPLYKVVPFYIGLHHKQAYGIFFDNTFRTFFDFCHERRNVTSFWSDGGEMNYYFFYGPNMQDVVTSYTDLTGKPELPPLWALGYHQCKWSYYPESNVKEVAAKFRELQIPCDAIYLDIDYMEGFRCFTWNKEYFPDPKRMVSELAEDGFKTIVIIDPGIKIDKEYWVYKEALAKDYFCKRADGPYMKGKVWPGECNFPDYTNPEVREWWAGLFKELISDIGVKGVWNDMNEPAVMEVPNKTFPNDVRHNYDGNPCSHRKAHNIYGTQMARATYNGVKRFAYPKRPFIITRSAYSGAQRYTSSWTGDNVATWEHLWIANIQVQRMSISGMGFTGSDIGGFAEQPTGELYARWIQLGVFHPFCRTHSSGDHGNQEPWAFDEEVIDITRKFVNLRYQLLPYLYTMFWQYIEEGTPMLKPLVYFDQEDIQTHYRNDEFIFGNQILVCPILEPNALGRRMYIPRGQWYNYWTNCMVKGGKEMWVDTKFDEIPVFVKAGAIIPKYPVQQYVGEIEFEELTLDLYYKEGKEKSVVYEDAQDGYDYKKGRFSFLSFQMTGKESELNIQLHKEGKYDTNYTKFKINFIGLPFEVKTVEIDNEEIVFDAAGFKEHQYLIVPKDFNVLHIIG
- a CDS encoding endonuclease III domain-containing protein, yielding MDLFSDTIDWKEELNPILNKYKSRKHPLKYRNLYELVIMVILSAQDSDENINRITPNFFDAFPNIENLTKTKVEAIFPYILQVKFYENKAKWIINLAMTIKKEENIPLTMRELTSIKGIGRKSANVIMKEAGETLEGIMTDLHVLRVVPRIGIVNPTKDGLKAEKQLMAVLPKEIWNEIGMAISFLGREICRPKPKCSECPINSVCKYPKKSI